Proteins found in one Quercus robur chromosome 2, dhQueRobu3.1, whole genome shotgun sequence genomic segment:
- the LOC126715198 gene encoding uncharacterized protein LOC126715198, whose translation MGEVVAARLFTPFQRPLFLRGGGLGAHGKEERKGHLKKQENCSQNHAKALLKSWQPNNQKPSTYSSRFTTDLPLSESPGASFDQYLEHKPRVIKAIFAGGEKIQQVNEDEWRIQMPPLQILFLTVWPIMDMRLTCKSNGKEYPPEVPCEITKVLELETTRWKLLGIDNALESSGFNVSVKGALYLDRRGTQSRIKNQFALNLSFILPPTLLVHEDVSRAIAVSVIQRLVDDMKQKANSGVLADYSKFKREKPKNLV comes from the exons ATGGGTGAGGTTGTAGCAGCAAGGCTTTTCACCCCGTTCCAGCGCCCATTATTTCTCCGTGGAGGAGGCCTAGGTGCACATggcaaagaagaaaggaagggTCACCTGAAGAAGCAAGAGAATTGTAGTCAAAACCATGCAAAGGCACTATTAAAATCATGGCAGCCAAACAATCAAAAGCCTTCAACGTACTCTTCCAGATTCACTACAGATCTTCCTCTCTCTGAGTCTCCTGGG GCTTCATTTGATCAGTACTTGGAGCATAAGCCAAGAGTTATCAAAGCAATCTTTGCAGGTGGAGAGAAAATCCAACAAGTTAATGAG GATGAGTGGAGAATTCAGATGCCACCCTTACAAATCTTGTTCCTAACAGTGTGGCCAATAATGGACATGCGTTTGACATGCAAATCAAATGGGAAGGAATACCCACCAGAAGTTCCTTGTGAGATCACAAAGGTTCTTGAGCTTGAAACA ACAAGATGGAAGCTTCTAGGGAtcgataatgctcttgaatcaTCTGGCTTCAATGTCAGTGTTAAAGGAGCCTTATACCTAGATAGACGAGGAACACAAAGCAGGATTAAAAATCAATTCGCGTTGAATTTAAGCTTTATTCTTCCACCTACACTTTTGGTTCATGAAGATGTTAGTCGAGCCATTGCAGTGTCG GTGATTCAGAGATTGGTGGATGACATGAAGCAAAAAGCTAATAGTGGAGTGCTTGCAGATTATAGTAAATTCAAAAGGGAGAAGCCCAAGAATCTGGTTTAA